Below is a window of Halarcobacter anaerophilus DNA.
GCTCAACAAGCAGTTGAAGATGCAATGAATAAAGCAATGGAACACGGTATTAAAAACGTTGGTATCAAAATCCAAGGGCCAGGTTCAGGTAGAGACACAGCAGTTAAATCTGTTGGAGCAATAGAAGGTATTACAGTTAAGTGGTTTAAAGATGTTACACCATTACCACACAACGGTTGTAGACCTCCTAAAAGAAGAAGAGTGTAAGGAGTAGTTAATGGCTAGATATAGAGGACCGAGAGAAAAGATTGAAAGAAGATTGGACGCAGACCTTGGATTAAAAGGTGAAAGAAGACTTAACGGAAAATCTGCATTAGAAAAAAGACCATTTGCTCCAGGACAACACGGACAAAGAAGAGGGAAAATCTCTGAATATGGTTTACAACTAAGAGAAAAACAAAAAGCTAAATTCATGTACGGTGTTTCTGAAAAACAATTTAGAAAATACTTTAAAGAAGCAGCAAGAAGAGAAGGTAACACTGGATCTAACTTAATTACTTTAATTGAGCAAAGATTAGATAACGTTGTATATAGAATGGGATTTGCTACAACTAGAGCAAATGCTAGACAATTTACAACTCACGGGCATATTTTAGTAGATGGTAAAAAAGTTGATATTCCATCATACGTTGTAAAACCCGGACAAAAAATAGAAATTAAAGAAAAATCTAAAACTAACCCACAAGTTGCTAGATCACTTGAATTAACAAACCAAACCGGTATTGTTGACTGGGTAGACGTAGATAAAGATAAAGTATTCGGAATTTTTACAAGAATC
It encodes the following:
- the rpsK gene encoding 30S ribosomal protein S11; this translates as MAKRKVTRKKVVKKNIADGVVHIAATFNNTMVTVTDNAGNAIAWSSAGNLGFKGSKKSTPFAAQQAVEDAMNKAMEHGIKNVGIKIQGPGSGRDTAVKSVGAIEGITVKWFKDVTPLPHNGCRPPKRRRV
- the rpsD gene encoding 30S ribosomal protein S4; the encoded protein is MARYRGPREKIERRLDADLGLKGERRLNGKSALEKRPFAPGQHGQRRGKISEYGLQLREKQKAKFMYGVSEKQFRKYFKEAARREGNTGSNLITLIEQRLDNVVYRMGFATTRANARQFTTHGHILVDGKKVDIPSYVVKPGQKIEIKEKSKTNPQVARSLELTNQTGIVDWVDVDKDKVFGIFTRIPTREEVVIPVEERLIVELYSK